The DNA region TACTGGGCGAGCCTTACACGAAGCAGCTTGATCGGAAACTCCGCGAGTTGCGGTTCCACCTTGAGCAGCACGCGGTGAGGGTCACCTACTGGATCGGGCCGGGAAGGCGGATCATCCTGCTGACGGTCTTCTTCAAAACCCGGATGCGTGAGGAGCGGGAGATCGACCGGGCGCGGCAGGCGTTGGCGCGGTGTATCGACGAGGCACACCAGGTCGAGGATGAGGAGGAGGTCTAGTCATGGGTGAGGGTGGCGGTTGGGCCGCGATGCGGGAGCGGCGGCTGGCTGAGCCGGGAGCCGCTGAGGCGTACGAGGCGGCGCGGTTGGCGTTCGAGCTCGGTCGTTCGGTGCGTGAGTTGCGTGAGCGTCGTGGTTGGAGTCAGACGCAGTTGGCCACGGCGTCGGGGATGACGCAGTCTGCGGTGGCCCGGTTCGAGGCTGGCGGCACCGTACCGACACTCGTGGTGCTGGAAAGACTGGCGACAGCGCTCGAGGTGAGCCTGAAGGTCGGCTTCGAACCACGCGACGCCGCCGCATAGCAGCCGGCTGGTCAGGGTCGTGGGGCGAGGCCGATGGTGGTGGCGAGGCGGGTCAGGTCGGGGGTGGGACTGGTCTGCAGGAGCGTGGCGACAACGGCGTGGGCGGTGGGTCGGGTGCGGGTTTCGGCGGGGGCGGTCTGGTCGGCGGTGATGATGGCGCGGGTGGCACCGGTGGGATTGCCGGTGTCGAGGTAGGCGTGGGTGATGTCGATCAGGTGGGCGGCGCGGTGTTCGGCGGGAAGCTCCCGCCAGCCGTGGCTGGTGGTGGCGTGTTGGTGGTGGGTCATGGCCTGGTGCGGGTTGCCGAGGATGGTGGCGATGTGGGCGCGGGCGAGGGTGACAGCGGTGGGTCCGAATCCGGTGGTGGTGTCGGCGTGGTCGGGTCGGCGTAGTCCGTGACAGGCTGCGGCGCGTCTGTCGGCGTGGTCGGTGAGCTGGTGGGCGGTGGTGGGGTCGTTGCCGGTGGCGGCGGCGAGGGCGGCTTCGATGAGCAGGGTGCCGGTGAGGGCGTGGTCGTCGGGTGCCGGGTGGTCGGTCGCGGCCGGGTCGATCAGCGGTACGGCGGTGAGCGCGGCCTGTACGGCGAGGGTGGGTCGGTGTAGGGCGCGTAACGCTTGGGTGAGGGCGATGGCGGCTGCGGCGGTGTGCCGGGGGCGGCCTGCGGCGGTGGTGATGGCGCGGTCGGCAGCGAGCCAGGCGAGGTGGGGTTCGTCGAGCTTGGTGAGTAGGTGTGCGGTGAGCCGGTAGACCCGGGTTTGCAGGTACGCGGCGTCGGGTGGGGCGTCGTTGGCGGTGGTGTGGCGGGTGTGGGTGAGCAGGTCGGGCAGTGTGCGGAGCAGTTGCGGGTAGTGGGCGTGCTGGTAGGCGCTGTGCGCGTACCGGATGCGGCGGTGCAGGTCGGCGGCGGACGGTGTGGGTTGGTCGGGGGCGGGGGTGTCGTAGCGGGCGAGGGCGGCGCGCAGGTGTTCGACGGCGGCGGCCGTGGTGTCGGTGGCGGGTTCGGGTCGGCTGCTGGTGGTGGGGGCGAGGATGGTTTCGGGGGTGACGCCGAGGACGGCGGCGACGGTGTGGACGACGGAGATGCGGTCGAGGGAGCGGATGCCGCGTTCGACCTTGTCGACCCAGGAGTGGGATTTGCCGATGCGGTCGGCGAAGACCTGCTGGGTGAGGCCGCGTCGGGCGCGCAGTTGGGCGATCCGCCGGCCGATGGGTAGTTCGGCGGTGCGGTGGCGGCCGGGCGCGGTGGTCATTGGTGCAGGCTGCGGTGGATGGCTTCGGTGGTCTCGCCGCAGCGCGGGCACCACCGGGATTTGATCCGGAATGTGAACAGGCCGAGGAGGAAGCCGGGCATCAGACCGGCGAAGACGATCGGTAGCAGTCTGGCGATCACGAGCACTCCGCTGTCGTGAACGGCGGCTCCGTCGAGGACTCCGATGCGTGCCGCCTGGTCGATAGCACACGGTGGTATGCGCCACACAGGACAGTAGAAGTGCTTCGTTGTTGATCTATTACTACTGGTTATGGCTACAGGTTGATTCCGAGTCGGCCAGCAAGTATCCGCAGGTCGTCGGGGACCGCGCGTCGTCGAGTGCGGTGCGTGATGGCGACGACCGCCTCGCGGGCGAGTGGGTTCAACGCGAACGGCGCCGGCGCGGCCCGTTCGGCCTGGACGAACGCCGCCAACGCCTCGGCGTCGCGGCGCCCACTGGCGGAGAACGCCCGGCCGAGGTCGAGCCAGTAGGACTGGTGACGGATGGCGGCGACGAGGGTCTGCGGACGTACTGTACGGGACAGCTCGATGACGCGGCCGTGTTCGCCCTGTTCGGCGGCTATCGACATTTCCCAGAGGCCGACGTTGGTCGGCCCGAAGCCGCACCCGTTGAAGCCCGCGCCGTCGACTGGATCCCCGAGGCTTGCCGCCTCCCTGGCCGCCTCGGTCAGGTGATCACGAGCGTTGTCCACCCGGCCACTGACAGCGCAGGTCAGTGCTGCCGCAAGGTGCAGCTGGCCGAGCATCTGCCGTACTCGCTCGTCGGCGGCGTCGGTCTGGACCTCGGCCAGCGACCGGTCTGCGGCTCGTGCCGCGAGTGCGGCGGACTCGATCGGCAAACTCTGGGTGTACGCGAACCGCGCCGCGCCGATCCATGCTGGGTCCTCGACGTCCTCGGCGGCTGTCACCGCGATCCGGGCGGCGTTCAACGCGAGATGCCGGTAGCCGAGGTTCCGCAAGCAGGTCGAGGTCAGGTAAGCCGCCTGAGCGAGCGTCGTCCCACCGACAGCGGCGGCAGCGTGCAGCAACCCGGGCAGCATCGGTGCCATCGCCGGGTAGTTCGCACTCGCCCTGAGCTGGTCAGCACGAGCGATCCGGGCGGCAAGCTCCTCAGCGCTGCCGGCAACTGGCTGCCGCTCGCCGTCCTCGATCTCGATCAGCGCGGACCAGATCTGCGGAACGCGCGCCCCCGCCCGCTCCCGTGCCGGATCCCCCGCCTCGGTGCCCTGGCCAAGCAGGTCAGCCACGGTGACCTGAAGAGCACTCGCGATAGCGACCAAAGTGGAGCGACGGTCGATACTCTTGCGCCCCGACTCCAACTGCGAAATGTACGACTGACTGACGCCAGCCAGGCCAGCGAGCACCCCCTGGCTCATCCCGCCCCGGCGCATCCGCCAGTACCGGATCCGTGCACCAACCGTGTTCACGTTCTCAGGCATACCGTCGCCTACCTCCTAGGCAGCGGGCCAGTCACCGACCGCTGGCCCGGCCGGCAGGCTCGCTACCTCGACCGTACCCGTCCCGAAGACCCGCGCGCGCCCTGACCTGTGTCCTCACTCGCGACAGTGGCGATCTTCCCAGCTTCGACAACGACCACGAGTCGCCGCTCCGCGTCTCAGTACATCGACCCGACCACGTGTCATTGGGTGGATGCAATAGCAGATGTCGAGCGCAAGTGCAGGGCTGTTGCGTAGTCGGTTGAGAGCTGGCTGAGCTGGGAGTCCGGGAGGAGTTCCGGGGTCTATGCAGGACGGGCGCGGCCCGTTGGTGATCATGAAGTTGCGAAGCCACATGATCACGAGAAGGACCGCACCCGCCGATGCCATCATCACCCACCGAGATTCTGCTGCCGCACCGGCCCACCGATACGCCACCACCGGCGGCGGTCACTGACAGCGAGCATCACGTCCTGTTCGTCGCGTTGGGGGCGGTGCCCGATCCGCGTGATCCGCGTGGCCGCCGCTACCCCCTGGTCAGCGTGCTCGCCGTCGCGGTGTGCGCGGTGCTGGCCGGGGCGTGTACCTTCGCCGCGATCGCCGACTGGGTACGGGACCTGGACCGCGTCTCGTGGGTGAGGCTCGGCTTCACCGACCGGGTCCCTGCCGCGACCACGGTGTGGCGGCTGTTGATCCGCGTCGACGCGCAGGCCCTGTCGACGGTGCTGGCCAGCTGGCTACTGGCACGCACGACACCCGTCACCCGCAGCGGGCGGCGGAGGCGCCTCGTCATCGCCGTCGACGGCAAGGTCGTGCGCGGCGCCCGACTCGCCGACGGACGTCAGGTCCATCTGCTGTCTGCCTACGACACCAGCACCGGCGTCGTGCTCGCCCAGGTCCAGATCGCCGCGAAGTCGAATGAGATCCCGGCGTTCACACCCCTGCTGCGCCTGGTCGCCGCCCAGCTGGGATCGCTGACCGATGTCCTGGTCGTCGCGGACGCCCTGCACGCCCGGAACCGGACACGCCGAGTACCTGGCCGCCGCCGGCGGGCATCTGATGGTCACGGTCAAAGCCAGCCAGCCGACCACGTTCGCCCAGCTCAAAGCTGTTCCCTGGGCGCAGGTCCCGGTCGGAGCGCGGACCCGCGACACCGGACACGGCCGAACGGAGACCCGCACCGTCAAGGCCGTCACCGTGGCGACACCCGGCGGGCTCGGCTTCCCCCACGCCCGGCAGGCCGTCCGGATCACCCGTACCCGTACGGTCAAGGGCAGGACCAGCCGCGAAACGGCGTACCTGACCGTGTCCCTGCCCGCTGGACAGGCCCAACCCGCCGACCTCGGTGCCTGGGCACGGGCAGAGTGGCATATCGAGAACCGCCTGCACTACGTCCGCGATGTCACGTTACGTGAGGATGCCCATCACGCCCGGATCGGCAACGGACCAGCCGTCTTCGCCACACTCCGTAACACCACGGTCGGCTACCACCGCGGCAACGGCGAACCCAACATCGCCCGCGCCACCCGACGAGCGAACCGCCGTTCTACAGACCTCATCGACGCCGTGACCAGGAGTTACCCGACTACGCAATAGCCCTGAGCGCAAGTGGACGTTCGCTCCGACCAAAGCTTATGCGTTTCGACGCCGCAACTGAGCCTCGGCCTCCTCGCGAACAATCTCGTCGCCATCCTCGCGCAGTCCCAGCAGAGCCCGCTCGGCCTCTGTTCCAGGCGTTCCGCCAAGACCCCAAATGGCCTTGACTGCCAGCGCCCTATTCTCATCCCAGTCGAGATAGTCGGGAATCCAGGTTGCCGCGTGATGCATGGCAGCAGTTGCGCCGGGGTCCTTTAGTTTGCCCAGCATGGAAACAACATTCTCGTGCTGCTGATGCCAGACTTCATATACCAATCCAACCAGCAACGCGAGATGCTCTGCGCCGAAGCCGAAAATATTGCAGACTATGATTGCAGCTTCAAGCTCAATCGGAGCCTTATCGTTGATCGCCTCACGCAGCAAATGCAGGCCAAGTCCGCGACCGTCATCTGTATCGAAGTGCCGAAGGATGTCGCCCCTCGAAATCTCCTTCTCTCGACCGGGAGCACTAACGAAAGAGAACACCAGATCGCAATCCTCAGGACTCATCGGACCTTCTCGAAGTTAGTGATTGCTTTATTGAATATTTTGAGTGCCGTTCCGCCACCCAGGCCGATATTTATGTGGCCAGCGCCTTCACCCTTGAAGAAGGCGAATTTATTGCGCCACCCTCTCATTACTAAAGGCATTCCGGGATAGCGCCTTGCGGTAACTGCTGAATTATTTCGAACGCCAATACTTTCGAGTGCCGCCGTGGTTCCTTCTTCAACTGTGAATCTTACCAGCACGCCCTCGTACGCTTCCGAGAAGGCCTGCGTAGGTGAAATAAACGTTTCACGGGTCGCAGAAATTCCACCGCCCGAGTCAAGGATATCGAAATGTTCCTGACTCATCGTTCGATAGTACGTCTCGCCGCCACCGCCTCCGCCGCTGGATCCGCCGTTGGAGCGGGATGAGGCGCCGGTGGTGCCGCCGGGTTTGGAGGTGTTCTTACCGCCGCCGCCGCTGGCTCGGCCGCCACCGCCGCTGGAGGCTTTGGGGTTGGTTTTGGCTTGGGCTTGTTTCTGGACGGGGTTGCCGGTTTTCTTGGATGCGTTGACGGCTTTGTTGCTGGTGGTGTTGGCCTTGTCGGCAGCCTTCTTCGCGAGGGCTTGGGCGGCGCGTTTGGCGCGTTCGGCGGCGGCTTTCTTCGCGTTCAGCGCGGCGGTTTCGGCGGCTCGGGCCGCGCGGAGGACGGACTGGGCGGCGGCTTTGGCTTTCTGCCAGGCTTTGATCGCGGAGAAGGTGCGTTCGACGGCTTTGACGATCCGGCTGAACGCTTTGAACATCTTGACGGCGGGGATGAACTCGGTGACCAGGTCGACGCAGGACCAGACGCTGCCGCCGAAGCAGCCCAGCGCGGCGTTAAGGCCGATGAACTCCTTCAACACGTCCCAGGCGACGGACAGGATGACCGAGGTCATGGTCCGGCCTGCGGCTGATCTGGCCTGGGCGACCTGCGCGGCGGACAGACCCGCCCCTGCCAGCGCAGCCGCCCGCTCCGACGAGGTGAGGCTGATCGACAGGCCGGTCGGGTCGGAGTGGGTGACGGGGTTGTTGTGGGCGTAGGTGTAGCCGTTGGCCTGGGCCGGGTCAGCCAGATCCAGCACCGGGTCAGCGGACAGGAACCGACCCACCGCCGGGTCGTACAGCCGCGCCCCGAGCGGCGTGTAGCCGGAGGAGTCGTCGCGGGTCGCACCGAGGAACCCGGTATGGGTCTGCAGATTCACCGCGAGGGGTGTGGTGGCGCGTTCGTTGCCGTACGGGTCGCGTTTGACGATCCGCACCGGCATGCCGGCCGAGGAGTTGACCTCCGCGTACGGGCTGCCCTGATGATCCGAGGCGAGCGCGGCGAGCGCGGCCGGGCTGGTGCCGTAGGCGTAACGCATCACCGCCCCACCCGGAACGGGATACGTGCGCTGGCTGACCACGTTCACCCCGCCAGCGGCGACCGTCAGCAGAGCGTCACCCAGGTGCAGGGTCGCCTGAGCGTCCTGCACCGTCAGCAGCCGGGCCCCGTCCGGGCCGTAGACATGCCGGGTCTCGTCCTGCGCCGACCACAACTGCGCCGTAGCGCCAGCGTCACAGGTGGCGAGGACGATCGGGGTCGCATTCGCCGTCGCCCCACCCAGGGTCGCCAGACACAACCCCGACACCACATGTTGCAGCTGACCGACCGCCGTACGGGTCAACCGCTGCCCGGCACCATCGTCACACCGCTGCAACTGCACCAACGAGCCGGCCGTCGTCCCGACCGGCTGCAGACACCAGTCGTCGTAGACCCGCATCGACCCCAGATCCGCATCCACCTGACCCGGGGCCACGGTGAACGCCCACCGCTGCGGCGGGGTCCGGTTGCACGAGTGCAACTGGATCCGCTGCCCCGGCACCGCCAACCCGTACGCCAGGTCCAGACAGTGCCCCGCCGGACCCACCCAGGCGGTCTTACCGCCCTGGCCCTGCCCGGCGATCCGCTCGACCTGCCCGTCCCACGTCCACGACAGCGTCTGGGCGTCGCCGGTCTGCAACGACGACACCGACTTCGTCTCACCGGTCGCCTCGTACAGCCGCTTCGCCTCGGCCGTCACCTGCGCACCCGACAGGGTCACATACTGCTTACGGACCGACGTCAACGTGCGCGGCTGCGAACCGTCCAGCTTCCCGTACGTGTAGGTGCTGGTCGCGTCTTTCGCGACGTCACCACCGAGGTCCTTCTCGACCAGCCGGGTCCGGTTACCGAGCAGATCGTACTCGTACTCCTGCCAGTAGCCGGCACCGTCCGCACCGGACGCCACCATCGCCGCCGACGGCACCGCCGCGCACGAGGACTGATCGGCCGACGTCCACGCCCGGGTCAGCTGACCCACCCCGTCGTAGCTGAAACACTGCCGCTCCGCGATCCCGGTCGCGTGCTCCCGGACCGCGGTGACGTTCCCGGCCGCGTCGTAACCGTACGACCGCTGCGACACCAGGTTCCCGGGCACGACCGCCTGATCACCGGTCTGCTCCCGGAACACCCGCTGGTCGAGCAGCGCGCCGCTGGCGTCGTCGTACGACGCCGTGGTCCACACCCGGTACGGCTGCGCGCCCAACGTCGACCGCAGCACCTGCCCGTACGGCGAGTAGACCGTCTCCGCGCCGTACCAGTCCTGACCGGACACCGACAGCGGCAGCCCGTCGGCCGTGTAGCGGACCAGGACCTCCTCGGCCGGCAACCGACCCACCGCCGGCATCCGCACCGACGCCGGCAGCCCGGTGTCGGTGTAGGAGTAGGAGTACGTGTACGACCGGGCCAGCCCCCAGGTGTCGGCGATCTCCTGCGGCAGCGTCAACGTCGTCGACGTCGGCTGGTAGTCGTCGGTGTAGCCGCCGATCTGCTGGGTGTACGCCAACCCGTCGGTGTAGCGGGTCGCCGTCGCCGGCAGCCCGGTGCCGCCCGGCGCGGTGTCGTAGCTGTACTCGGCCAGCAGGGTGCCGGCCGGCCCGTCGAGTCGCTGTGCCACCGGCCGGGACAGTTCGTCGTAGCCGTTCCAGACGGTGACGTCGCGGGCGTTGGTGGTGGTGAGCGGCCGGTCCCGGTGGTCGTACCCGATGGTGGTGGTGCCGGTGTCCGGGTCGTTCGCGGCGGTCAGCCGGCCCCGCTGGTCGTAGGACCAGGTCCACGGGTGGTCAAGGGCTTCCGAGTGGTACGCGCGGGCGAGTTGGCCACGGGCGTCGTGCTCGTACCGCATGGTGGTGAACGCGGTGCGGGCGGCGTCGGTGAAGGTGTCGACCCGGGTGGTACGGCCGATGGCGTCGGACCAGACCCGGTACGACGGCGCGCCGGCCGGGTTGATCACGGTGGAGTGGTCGGTGCCGTACTCGTAGCGGGTGGCCCGTTCGGGTGCGTCGGTGCCCCGCAGCACCGGCATCTCGGTGAGTACCCGGCCGAGGCCGTCGTAGGTGTAGCGGGTGGCGTTCGGCACGGTGGTGTCGGCGAGCGGGGTGAACAGCCGGCCACTCGGTGCGCCGTCGGCGTAGTAGGCGTTGTTGGTCTGCCAGATCTCACCGGAGGTGTTGTAGAGGGTGTCGCTGATGAGCCGGCCGCCGCCGACGGCTTCCTGCTGGCTCTGCCGTTCCCGGCCGAGTCCGTCGTAGAGGGTGACGGTGGTTTCGACCCGGTTCTCGTGGCCGCGGCTGCGGGTGACCACGTACGGCGGTTTGCCGGCCGGCAGGTGGTATTCGGCGCTGAAGTCGGGGATCGCGCCGGCGGTCGGGGTCCGTCCGGGGGCCCAGGCTTCGACGAGGCGGCCCAGCGGGTCGTACGTGGCCTGGCTGACGTGGCCGTTCGGGTCGGTGCTGCGGACGGCGACGCCCCGGCCGGGGTCGACCTCGACGGTCTGGCTGTGGCCCAGCGAGTTGCGCTCGGTCACCCGGTACGCCTGCCCGGTGGCCGGCTCGAACGTGGTCGTCGAGGTCTTTCCGTCCGGGTCGGTACGGGAGGTGACCCGGCCCAGCTCGTCAAAGGCGACGGTGCCGTCGGGCTGGTAGCCGCTGCCGTCGGCCTTGAGCGACCAGGAGCTGGTGACCAGGGCCCGGGTCGAGGCGGTCAGGGCGGCGCCGTACGCCTGGTTGTCGTAGCCGACCCGGCTGGCCGCGCTCAGCGTCGTCAGGTCGTCGAAGTTGGCGTCGGCGCAGAGGGTGGGGCTGGTCCGCACCTGCC from Solwaraspora sp. WMMD791 includes:
- a CDS encoding ISAs1 family transposase, translated to MSWSSRTPCTPGTGHAEYLAAAGGHLMVTVKASQPTTFAQLKAVPWAQVPVGARTRDTGHGRTETRTVKAVTVATPGGLGFPHARQAVRITRTRTVKGRTSRETAYLTVSLPAGQAQPADLGAWARAEWHIENRLHYVRDVTLREDAHHARIGNGPAVFATLRNTTVGYHRGNGEPNIARATRRANRRSTDLIDAVTRSYPTTQ
- a CDS encoding RHS repeat-associated core domain-containing protein gives rise to the protein MRGTGPLSWQQGDRAARTGRGHTIRQRARRATLLLLTVVMTVTVLPAQAWAVPGPGMSREGLQVELPDLPQTPQLHQDESAESDLTTADEVPVVPYEPVAVTPWSSGDGTVDLTGVAPGETLPVDDLPVALGVPENGDPAALAGNWAVGLAAPEASQAAGVAGLIMKITPPASADPAAEVALTVDYTTFADLYGPQAADRFGFLLLPDCVYDDPDGGDCATGDGGVGERAGAQAGGSGVTDTGEITPIASQVAVESTRRVVSGTVPVGALLAASSDAGRSAASSTSSSVVGVLDTGASAAGDYTATPLLSSGSWAAGSSSGAFTYGYQIEVPEATGGLMPQVNLSYSSQSVDGRTSATNNQASWIGDGWDYAAGSITRSYANCRQDSTKAGSNNASHRTGDLCWGSNNATLSLGGMTTELVWDAGTWTTANGDGSRVELLTDAGLANGDADGEYWVVTTRDGTRHWFGRHRLPGWSTGDPVTNSVLTVPVYGNHAGEPCYQAGNWAGSACTQAWRWSLDYVEDVHGNAMSLWWAKETNYYARNFNFKDPVRYDRSGYLTRIDYGQRADSMYTAAPLARVSFTVAERCFAEGALTCTDANFTSTNPNNYRIWYDTPADLHCTAGQKCWNSSPAFFTRKRLDRITTSAQRQSGSTALQTVDEYRLKQSFPILRTGLNTALWLESVTRTGHGRDGAGTIALNAVRFEAHPDDMPNRVRRDDRPNFSRLRIGRVINEYGGETIVTYKQPTGACATGTGLPGKNDTAALKANTRLCYPSFWHPDPAVEDIDWFHKYVVDTVEELPAIDGAFPTVTRYSYADAGWKLAEQEFTKKSTRTYSQFAGFAKVTVVTGDDDPAIGSARTKSVTRYFRGMGDSVSVRDIDGTVIAADAEPFAGRIAEELTYTSADDADTAWLTRSVTVPAATELARRDRDDGLSPLRAWRVTEPRQVTYTRSSGTGDDTRTQRVVETRTTYESTYGLPTRVESLGDTGRTGDESCTNFGYVHRTDKHVIGLTRQVRTSPTLCADANFDDLTTLSAASRVGYDNQAYGAALTASTRALVTSSWSLKADGSGYQPDGTVAFDELGRVTSRTDPDGKTSTTTFEPATGQAYRVTERNSLGHSQTVEVDPGRGVAVRSTDPNGHVSQATYDPLGRLVEAWAPGRTPTAGAIPDFSAEYHLPAGKPPYVVTRSRGHENRVETTVTLYDGLGRERQSQQEAVGGGRLISDTLYNTSGEIWQTNNAYYADGAPSGRLFTPLADTTVPNATRYTYDGLGRVLTEMPVLRGTDAPERATRYEYGTDHSTVINPAGAPSYRVWSDAIGRTTRVDTFTDAARTAFTTMRYEHDARGQLARAYHSEALDHPWTWSYDQRGRLTAANDPDTGTTTIGYDHRDRPLTTTNARDVTVWNGYDELSRPVAQRLDGPAGTLLAEYSYDTAPGGTGLPATATRYTDGLAYTQQIGGYTDDYQPTSTTLTLPQEIADTWGLARSYTYSYSYTDTGLPASVRMPAVGRLPAEEVLVRYTADGLPLSVSGQDWYGAETVYSPYGQVLRSTLGAQPYRVWTTASYDDASGALLDQRVFREQTGDQAVVPGNLVSQRSYGYDAAGNVTAVREHATGIAERQCFSYDGVGQLTRAWTSADQSSCAAVPSAAMVASGADGAGYWQEYEYDLLGNRTRLVEKDLGGDVAKDATSTYTYGKLDGSQPRTLTSVRKQYVTLSGAQVTAEAKRLYEATGETKSVSSLQTGDAQTLSWTWDGQVERIAGQGQGGKTAWVGPAGHCLDLAYGLAVPGQRIQLHSCNRTPPQRWAFTVAPGQVDADLGSMRVYDDWCLQPVGTTAGSLVQLQRCDDGAGQRLTRTAVGQLQHVVSGLCLATLGGATANATPIVLATCDAGATAQLWSAQDETRHVYGPDGARLLTVQDAQATLHLGDALLTVAAGGVNVVSQRTYPVPGGAVMRYAYGTSPAALAALASDHQGSPYAEVNSSAGMPVRIVKRDPYGNERATTPLAVNLQTHTGFLGATRDDSSGYTPLGARLYDPAVGRFLSADPVLDLADPAQANGYTYAHNNPVTHSDPTGLSISLTSSERAAALAGAGLSAAQVAQARSAAGRTMTSVILSVAWDVLKEFIGLNAALGCFGGSVWSCVDLVTEFIPAVKMFKAFSRIVKAVERTFSAIKAWQKAKAAAQSVLRAARAAETAALNAKKAAAERAKRAAQALAKKAADKANTTSNKAVNASKKTGNPVQKQAQAKTNPKASSGGGGRASGGGGKNTSKPGGTTGASSRSNGGSSGGGGGGETYYRTMSQEHFDILDSGGGISATRETFISPTQAFSEAYEGVLVRFTVEEGTTAALESIGVRNNSAVTARRYPGMPLVMRGWRNKFAFFKGEGAGHINIGLGGGTALKIFNKAITNFEKVR
- a CDS encoding helix-turn-helix transcriptional regulator — its product is MGEGGGWAAMRERRLAEPGAAEAYEAARLAFELGRSVRELRERRGWSQTQLATASGMTQSAVARFEAGGTVPTLVVLERLATALEVSLKVGFEPRDAAA
- a CDS encoding helix-turn-helix domain-containing protein — encoded protein: MTTAPGRHRTAELPIGRRIAQLRARRGLTQQVFADRIGKSHSWVDKVERGIRSLDRISVVHTVAAVLGVTPETILAPTTSSRPEPATDTTAAAVEHLRAALARYDTPAPDQPTPSAADLHRRIRYAHSAYQHAHYPQLLRTLPDLLTHTRHTTANDAPPDAAYLQTRVYRLTAHLLTKLDEPHLAWLAADRAITTAAGRPRHTAAAAIALTQALRALHRPTLAVQAALTAVPLIDPAATDHPAPDDHALTGTLLIEAALAAATGNDPTTAHQLTDHADRRAAACHGLRRPDHADTTTGFGPTAVTLARAHIATILGNPHQAMTHHQHATTSHGWRELPAEHRAAHLIDITHAYLDTGNPTGATRAIITADQTAPAETRTRPTAHAVVATLLQTSPTPDLTRLATTIGLAPRP
- a CDS encoding type II toxin-antitoxin system RelE/ParE family toxin, with protein sequence MAWGVVELEPEVEKWLESLPSALFARAAFYVDLLAEQGPLLGEPYTKQLDRKLRELRFHLEQHAVRVTYWIGPGRRIILLTVFFKTRMREEREIDRARQALARCIDEAHQVEDEEEV
- a CDS encoding helix-turn-helix transcriptional regulator, producing MPENVNTVGARIRYWRMRRGGMSQGVLAGLAGVSQSYISQLESGRKSIDRRSTLVAIASALQVTVADLLGQGTEAGDPARERAGARVPQIWSALIEIEDGERQPVAGSAEELAARIARADQLRASANYPAMAPMLPGLLHAAAAVGGTTLAQAAYLTSTCLRNLGYRHLALNAARIAVTAAEDVEDPAWIGAARFAYTQSLPIESAALAARAADRSLAEVQTDAADERVRQMLGQLHLAAALTCAVSGRVDNARDHLTEAAREAASLGDPVDGAGFNGCGFGPTNVGLWEMSIAAEQGEHGRVIELSRTVRPQTLVAAIRHQSYWLDLGRAFSASGRRDAEALAAFVQAERAAPAPFALNPLAREAVVAITHRTRRRAVPDDLRILAGRLGINL